The Microcebus murinus isolate Inina chromosome 9, M.murinus_Inina_mat1.0, whole genome shotgun sequence nucleotide sequence CCCACGCAGGTGTAATGCTACCCAGGCGAACATATTTAGTGACAACTAACAGAGGCTAtaagcagttttgttttgtttttttttttattatggctaTTCGTAAATAGTGAATTTTCAAAGGAGGCAGGGTGATATTAGATCTCAGAACCAGGACATCCATAAGAAATTTCTTCACACAGCCTCTTCTGAAAGGTATGCAGCGCTCTCCTAATTAGATGATAGGTGTCTTTTAAGCCttctttcatcatcatcatcatcaccaccatcaccatcatcatcaactATCTATTAAGTGCCTATCACGGCACCATGATACTTCTTCCCGCTCACAGTATAAATGCCTCTAAGAACATCAAGGCAATTTACACATTCTTAGTTCCCACTGAGctctctctaaaataataatctaTTAAGCCTAGATTATTGAACATAGAATAATGTTCAAATGGCCTTAATTAACCATTAGTTTCTAGAGATACGTGAACACCTCAAAGCCTCGTGAAAGTGTTTTGAACGAATGAGAAAAATGTAACGAGCAGCCACAAAGGACTGTTGGGCTGGGGCAGAATGATTTTCATATCACTCCGTTAACTCGTTCTCGTGGCATTTGGCAGAAACCGTACGTGTGCAAAATCCCAGGCTGCACCAAGCGCTACACGGACCCGAGCTCCCTCCGGAAACACGTGAAGACAGTGCACGGCCCGGAGGCCCACGTCACCAAGAAGCAGCGAGGGGACATACATCCTCGGCCCCCACCCCCGCGAGATCCGGGCAGCCACTCACAGTCCAGGTCACCTGGCCGGCCGACTCAGGGAGCCCTCGGGGAGCAGAAGGACCTCAGCAACACTACCTCAAAGCGGGAAGAGTGCCTCCAGGTGAAAACGGTCAAGGCGGAGAAGCCCATGGTATGTCATTCACTCTCCTGGTCTTCCCAGAGCTGGCCCAGGGTTATTTGAGAGAGAGGGACAAGACTGCCCCCGTCCTCACTGCATCAGGCCGTCTGAATTGAGGAGGGCACGGGCCCAGTGACCTAGATTGCTTACTTGGAGTTGATCAACTCAGACAAAGTGTTTCCAGGTTTCGAACTTTTAAAGTCGATCTAGAACTACACCACCTGTGGTATGGGAGGAGGCACTCACTGTTCAGCGTGTCTGGAATGTAGACAGTCACACATTGAGTCTCTTCGTAAGCATGCTTTCTGTCTTATTTGCCCTAGAGACCCTAACACGAATAAGCCACAGTTCGTATTCTTTAGGGGTTTACAAATGCGGCGGGAAGGACTGAAAAGTAAATACTTACCACTCAGTGTGATGGGGCTGTGTAGAAAGCATCCGAGAAAGGAGCAAACCGCCAGTGCACTCAGAGGGCAGAGGAGGACAGGGGACACTGACTCAGCACTCCacaggggccgggggaggggcaggccaggAGCAGGAGCCCTGGGAGCTCAGGGATGTGCAGGAGCACGAAGGGGCGAGGTGGGGGACAGCATGACAGCACAGCAGCAATTGAggttgatgtattttttttttttttaagaaaccactCCAGTACCAGTCTAGAGATTTGGATAAACTGGAGACCATTTCTGCCAATCGTGCCTAAACCAATGAGGTGCAGAGCCAGGGAGAGATCTGAAAGATTGTGTAGGCAGACAGCTTTATGGTTTGGTGACTAAGAGGATATGTGGATTCTGCTACTTTTTCAACATCTTTCAAACTTCAATTGGTGATTTCATGTATgtacttttataaaaaaacacctaaaaatttcaaaaggacAACAAGAAAAACTAAAGGAGTAGATAGGAGAGGACACTGAGTACATTCGTATTTGGCCATGTGTAGAATGGATTGAACTGTGTGAATGTATTGAGTTCTAGGCTGTCACTCTGAGCTGTGGAGGAAACACCCCAGACAGAAGTTGCATGCTTACATTCTGGATGCACGTAAATGATAGGCAGATTTATGCTCAGTTAAGGGcagaattttcttaaaattagagCAGTTCAGCAGTTGGATTGGCATCCTGTAAATTCATGAGTGATGTCACTGTATATATAGCAGGATATATGGGCAGGAAATAATGCACAAACAGTTCCACCATCAGCAGCGTGGAAAGCTACATTTTCATGGCTTAACTGAGTTTGTCTTTGAACTGTTAAGAGTCTTAGAGATTGGCATTAAGTCCAGCCAACATAATGCAAATAGGCCATCCAGATTTATCATTTGTCAGTGGGTAGTtgtactttgcttttttaaaaagcatcttaataaaatgtttatgtattatgatcaattgttatattttaaaattaaaaggttcATAAACtatgttttatatacttattttggaGGGGTGCACATATCTATTCCTAAAATAAAGTTCACCAGTATAATAATTTTGCAGAACATTCAACAGTTTGTGCTCAAATGATTAATGAAACAAGGAAAGTGAATCTGTGGTCCCCTAGATTATGTCATCCTAAGATGATGATTTATGTTCTTGGGATATCCTAAGAACCTAGAATCTCTTGTACTTTTAATATACATCCCTAGCTCAAGAAAACTTGTCATATTCTCTCCACATACTcagtgtttaaaaagaaaattggtagACGTAAAAACTTTCAGCAATTTGGCTTAGTGACATTGAAATGCCCCAATGTGCAGAATATTTTATAAGGCAATTCAGTCATAGAAACATAGGACTAGAAGAGATCTTAAAGGTTGGGATTAGACCCcatattttataggtgaggaaactgagattgaGTGAGTTTAATAAGTTAGTCACATTTCCACAGTAGAcgattatgtgtgtatgtgtaaacaCACTTAAAATATAAGTATCTGTATAGGCATTTACTAATGCACATAAGATTTAcatttctaatattctttctttaagaACATGGCTTTGATTTGATCATCATGCtataaattaaattctttcttcttttttcttattaatgcaACATCTCTTCTGTCTAATGCTCCTAAATGTCTTGTTCTCACTTCCTAAGGACAGTGGGTAATAAGGTGAGGGAATTTTGTCTTCTCTGtcctttatgttttgttttgttttcatttttacatttaactttttttgtttcatttttatttagtttttgtggCTTTGTGATATCTTTGGTAGTGAACATTACTCAGATATGCTTCAAATATAGAAGCAATGTGTTTTGAACATTCAGCATGTGGAAAATGTGGAGTTAGTTGGTGAAATTCATTGTTCTATTTGTCTAGGTTTTCATAATATATCACACTGGGGCCGACCAAGCAGATGTTCTCAAAGACTACTTAATTATCGTACTGACGAGCATAAATTCATTCCTGCGCCAGACATGCACCACCTTCTTTGGGGAAGATCTGGACACACGTTTGTTGTTagcaacttaatttttattttaatgtccaAGTTCACCAAAGCAGTTTTCTAATTTGTACCTTCTTACAGACTCTATGAAAGTGTGTGTCTGCCTGTGTGTACATGCCCATACACACAGATTCATGTCTCCACACACTCTGATTTGATAAATCCAAAAGTGAAAGACACTCAAAGGTCTGGAAACAACAAGTACCTCGGGTAGGAGCAGGTGGTCTGGCACTCCAAGACTCtgctgaggcaaaaaaaaaaaaaagtgaagcaaGGCTTCATATACTCATGATCAATTTTGTATATCTTACTTTGCTCTGCTTGGTTGCCCAGGACAAAGTTAGTGTATCATGTGGCACTCACTTAGaaagtgtttgttttttgggggtgtATGTACTATGATAGCAGAAAACATGTAACGGGTTCCACTGAGAAAACCTCTTTAAAACCCCTTCCAGGTGGCACTgtggcactgtgcctggcacctgAGACCGTAGTAGTCTGTAACTGAGTGAGTGTAGTTATCTCTCCCAAGAGAATTTGCCCTGTTGGCTGCTCTCAGTGGCTCTGGTTTCCATAGCAACACTGGACAAGGTGCCACAGATGCATGGAAGTAGCCGGCCTAGGAGCCTAGGCTAGTTGCACCATTaactttgtgactttgggcagtcACTGAACTCCTCTGAACATCACTTTTCTTATCTGTACAAAAAGGATTAAACTGTTTATCAATCAGGGCACCCCTGGAATTTTAGATAGAACAGTTCTATGTGTGTACCTGCCCTAATGCATTGCAGGCCATTTTATGCAGTGTTCCCAGATGTGAGGACAGCTAAGTGTTCTAGCCTCTAGGGAAGGTGGTACTTTCCCTGATTGAGAACTAGTGGACTAGATTAAGTTCCCATTAGTTGTGGCATTTTTTCAGTGTTCACTTGGTTGGGGTTAGGGAATCATTCCTAATTCTCCTACTGAACTGCCAGTGGCACACTAAGGGAAATTGTGAAATCATAGCTCATGATGGGTGTGATTtgcactctttctttctctctgggtACAGGAGAAGCTAAGTGATTAAAGTTTTACCTCTTGTAGCTGCCTTTACCCACACACCCAGGTTGAATTTCTACAAAAGCAAGAAACTgtagaaggagggaggaggagttaCAAAGAGCCTGGCTAGCCAGCCCTGAATAGCCTAGAGGGGCTCTGGATGGAGAGGAGGTAATGTGTGCTTATGGAGCATGTCTCGAGTTTAAGTTTCGGCTGAGCAAAATGAACCAAAAGACAAAACCCACGTGGAATAAGAATAATTGCGAATGCCCTCTAAGCCAAATATTATTATCCAGGGTTTTTTATCCTTGTATGCTCTGTGGGTTTCACATTTCATTCCTGACAACAATTCCTAAGATAAGTggtccccattttgtagataaggaaactgaggtttagagtgGCTAAGTAATATGCCCAAAGAATACAGTCATGGAGGTGAGACTGGAACCAAGGAAGTGAGTTTGCAGAGTGGGCATCTGGGCAGGGTTCCATGGTGGCATACCATGCCGCTAGCATCCTCTGCTGTGCATTGCCTCCCCCTGCACATGAGCCTGGTGTGGTCCATCAGTCATTTTGGCCAAGAGCGCCCACCTCCATTCACCAGAACGTACTTTTTTCTTCTCACTCAACTGGCTGATAATCCTGAAGGTCTTGATATGCATGAGCTCTCATTACAGGCTCCGTTGCCTGTACCTTCCTGGTGAcgtttctttccttccctcttgaCCCCAACAGACATCTCAGCCAAGCCCTGGTGGTCAGTCTTCATGCAGCAGCCAACAGTCCCCCATCAGCAGCTATTCCAACAGTGGGCTCGAGCTCCCTCTGACCGATGGAGGCAGTGCAGGAGACCTCGGTGGCATCGACGAAACCCCGATCATGGACTCGACCATTTCCACTGCAGCCGCAGCCCTCGCTTTGCAAGCCAGGAGAAACCCGGCAGGGACCAAATGGATGGAGCACGTGAAACTAGAAAGGCTAAAACAAGTGAATGGAGTGCTTCCACGGCTGAACCCCGTTCTACCCCCCAAACCCCCTGCAGTCTCTCCTCTCATAGGAAATGGTGAGTCTCACATCAGGCCAGGCATCTGCTTAgagtttttctgttctttttaatgtGGGCCCTCTGTTTTAAGCTTGCTAGTTTCTCCACCAGCCCTaaaattttcctataattttaatgttaattacaTCCATATTAACGTTAAACCCATTTGAGCTGCCTTTCTGGAGggtctgtattttaaaaacaggtaGGAACAGGATAATACTGAGACAAAAAGTAAGACTATATCTGACTCATACTCTGATGGTGAAATCATAGCTATTAGACTAGGGTAAGAAAATCCCAACAGCAAAGGCATCTGTGGTTAGCACCCTGTCTCTGGTTTCTAAAACTAAAACCAGGTTAGCAGcaacttttaataatatatgcCTAGCTTAAGGAAAAGCAAGCACCCCTTCCCATTGTTAGTTCCTTCCTTAGTTTTTGCTTCCAAGATTACATAATACCTGGAGCACATCCTAAGGATGAACCTTTGTACTCTACCAACTCAGGTATGTTACCTGTTTGTAGGATGTAGGATCAAAGGGAAACCCCAAGTGTGGATGGGAAACTCCTAGAATACCTTTGGCCATGGACTTGCATGGAATTTGGGTGTTGTGTATACATCCCAGGATTCTTTCTGTCCTTGCACTATGCCTGTGGCTTAAGTAAATTGAGGAAATTTTCATCGTTTTGCTTAAGCCAGGGGTCAGCAAACGATAGCCTGTGTGCTATATACAGCCTGCCACCTGCTTTTGTAAAGAAAGTTTTATGGGACACCCAGCCAGATTTATTTGTTCACTGTTCTCTCTGGCCGCTTGGGGGCCAcacagcagagttgaatagttgtgagGGAGACTGCGTGGCCTGGGACACCAAAAGCAGTTACTgcctggccctttgcagaaaaagtttgccgaGGCCTGGTTGAAGCCATCCTTGGAATGACTTCGTCTTcccatcctctctctccctctctctgtttccGCTTGCTCCGCAGGCACACAGTCCAACAACAACTGCAGTTTGGGTGGGCCCATGACTCTTCTCCCGAGCAGAAGCGACCTCTCCGGGGTGGACGTCACCATGCTGAACATGCTGGGCAGGAGGGACAGCAGCGCCAGCACCATCAGCTCGGCCTACCTGAGCAGCCGCCGCTCCTCGGGCATCTCGCCCTGCTTCTCCAGCCGCCGCTCCAGCGAGGCGTCGCAGGCCGAGGGCCGGCCGCACAACGTGAGCGTGGCCGACTCCTACGACCCCATCTCCACCGACGCCTCGCGCAGGTCCAGCGAGGCCAGCCAGGGCGACGGCCTGCCCAGCCTGCTCAGCCTCACGCCGGCCCAGCAGTACCGCCTCAAGGCCAAGTACGCCGCGGCCACCGGCGGGCCGCCGCCCACGCCCCTGCCCAACATGGAGAGGATGAGCCTGAAGACGCGCATGGCCCTGCTCGGGGACGGCAGGGAGCCCGGGGGGACCCTGCCGCCCCTCAACCCCCCGCGGAGGCGCAGCGACGGGGGCGCCCACGGCTACGGCCGGCGCCACCTGCTGCTGCACGACGCGCTGGGGAACGGCGTGAGGCGCGCCAGCGACCCGGTGCGGACGGTGCCCGAGAGCCTCTCCCTGCCCCGGGCGCAGCGCTTCAGCAGCCTCGGCAGCTCCAGTCCTCCCGCGCCGCCTCCCTCCGGGGAAAAGCGCAGCCTAGTGCTTCAGAATTACACGCGGCCCGAGGGCGGCCAGTCCCGAAACTTCTACGCgtccccctgccctcccagcaTCACCGAGAACGTCACCCTGGAGTCCCTGACCATGGACGCCGATGCCAACTTGAACGACGAGGACTTCTTGCCAGACGACGTGGTGCAGTATTTAAATTCTCAGAACCAGGCAGGGTATGAGCAGCACTTCCCGAGCGCGCTGTCTGAGGACAGCAAAGTGCCCCACGCGCCCGGGGACTTCGACCAGCCCGGGCTGCCGGACGGCCACGTGGGCCAGCAGTACCACGCCCTGGAGCAGGCCTGCGCCGACGGCAGCAAAACCGACCTGCCCATTCAGTGGAACGAAGTCAGCTCCGGAAGCGCCGACCTGTCCTCTTCCAAGCTGAAGTGTGGCCCGCGGTCCGCGGTGCAGCAGGCGCGAGCCTTCGGGTTGTACAACAGCATGGTTGTCCACCCACAGAGCGCGCTGAGGGGCGCGGCGGGGCCCGCCGGGGCGTATCAGGCCCTGGGGGAGAGCAGCGGCGCCTACGGCGGCCCGGAGCACTTGGTGGTCCACGGAGGCAGCGGGGCTGGCACCGCGGGGAACACCTTCCACGAACAGCCGTATAAGGCCCCACAGTATGGGAACTGCCTCAACAGGCAGCCGGTGGCCCTGGGTGCGCTAGACGGTGCCTGCGGTGCTGGGATTCAAGGGTCAAAGCTAAAAGGCGCCACCATGCAAGGGAATGGGGGCCATTTTGGTCTGCCAGGGGCCCCAAATGAGTCAGCTGGCGGCACCGTGAATGGCATGCAGCCCCCAGACCTGGTGGGTCAGGGCTACCTGGCCCAGCAGCTACTCAGCGACAGCATGCAGCACCAGGGGCCAGGCCGCCCCGGTCAGCCGATGCCAGGGCAGGTTAGTGCTACCTCACACATCAACAGCTATCAAGGGCCAGAGAGCTGCCTGCCAGGGACTCACAGCATGGGTGGCCAGCCGTCGAGTTTTGCGGTCGTCAGGGGCTACCAGCCGTGCGCCAGCTTTGGAGGCAGCCGGCGCCAGGCTGTGCCAAGGGGCAGCCTGGCTGTGCAGCAAGGACAGCTCAGTGACACGAGTCAGACCTGCAGGGTGAACGGCATCAAGCTGGAGATGCAAGGACAGCCTCACCCACTCTGTTCTAACATGCAGAATTACTCTGGTCAGTTCTATGACCAAACCGTGGGCTACAGTCAGCACGACATGAAAGCCGGTGCGTTCTCCATGTCAGAAGCCAACTGCCTGCTACAGGGGGCCAGCGCCGAAAACTCTGAGTTACTTTCTCCAGGTGCTAACCAGGTCACAAGCACGGTTGACAGCCTCGACAGCCACGACCTGGAAGGGGTGCAGATTGATTTCGACGCCATCATTGACGACGGGGACCACTCCAGCCTGATGTCAGGGGCCCTGAGCCCAAGTATCATTCAGAACCTTTCCCATAGCTCCTCCCGCCTCACCACGCCGCGGGCGTCCCTCCCGTTCCCAGCTCTGTCTGTGAGCACCACCAACATGGCTGTCGGGGACATGAGTTCTCTGCTCACCTCCCTCGCGGAAGAAAGCAAATTCCTTGCAGTTATGCAGTAGGCGTTAGGAAAAAAAGGACTGCAAACAAACGTAAAACTAATAGGAGTTGAAAAGATGGAACTGACTTCGTTTTTGGCTGGTCTGTTTTTTTAGTTCTGTATGTATGTTAGCAATCTCATCTCACCTAACTGGGATGTGTTTCAAGTATATTCCTTTTATGGAAAAGGACTCTGAAAAACCCTAAAGTATTCTAGGGAGAAACTGTCTTCCATTTCAGTTTTGAATCAGTATTGTTACACTCGAACcaccctcttttttaaaaaactgtaagcCCGCCCCGTTTTTTAGTAAACCAATGTAAATGTGTGATGTGcatgttcttctttcttttagaagAGCGGTCAAATTAAAGGATTTGACATGTTTCTCTGTTACTCGAAGGAAATAGGAGTTGGTGTGCTTGTGACCAGTGGGTTACACTTCcagctttttttattttcctttgcatatgctcagtgttttgtttctgtgttttgttttttgttttgcttttaattccCACATTGGGCACAAGAATCAGAATATGAGTTTAAGACTCTTTTGTGGGTGCACTGCAGCATAGATGACAGATTTTTTGATGTACTCCTCACCCCCAGTTCAGTTCAGGGCATACTTTCGACAGTTACACGAAGTGGAAACTTAGGGCCTCTTGCAAATGAAGTAGTTTGCTCACAGTTTGGGTTTTCAGCTCTTGGAGTCCATAAATGTGCTTTGGGTGGCGATGTCTATAGGGTCAGTTCTCAGTTATCTCTTGTACCTCTTTTCCGTCTGCCTTCACGAGCATTCGGTGCTGTTTAGGGCTGCCATGAGAGAGGAAATAGGCAGTTGGTGATGCTCGGATACCACCTTGCTACTTTTATCTGTTCTGGTAAGAAATTAGATAGATTGTAGTTTGAAGCAATTGGATAGAATTAGTTTGGGCAATGTTCCTGGGTTTGCTGTATTTGTTGATCAGTTCCATCTCTTTCCCCATTATCATAGATAACTGAGAATTGATTATATATAGCTCTAAGTATATAGGCATTTAAACAACCTCACAACCAGCTTTATCATTAACCCTTATTAATTCCACTGTAGTGAAGGAGTATTTCTATTCTATACGCCCTATTTTAAGGGATTTATAAAACttacttacaaaagaaaaatctcacatACTTTGATATTGGGAATAAATTGCTTCAACCATTTTTAGTATTTGAGAGCACTGGGGACAAGATTTAGTAGCTGTATGGATGCCTTTTTTCACACCCGGTCCATTGAATGTTGCATCCATTTAAGTAGTTAAATGTTACATGCAGTTAGTCCTTAATGTGGACTAGtgtctgtatttttgttttgaattaaaacattt carries:
- the GLI3 gene encoding transcriptional activator GLI3 isoform X1, which gives rise to MEAQSHSSTTTEKKKVENSIVKCSTRTDVSEKAVASSTTSNEDESPGQTYHRERRNAIAMQPQSVQGLSKISEEPSTSSDERASLIKKEIHGSLPHLAEPSVPYRGTVFAMDPRNGYMEPHYHPPHLFPAFHPPVPLDARHHEGRYHYDPSPIPPLHVSSALSSSPTYSDLPFIRISPHRNPAAASESPFSPPNPYINPYMDYIRSLHSSPSLSMISAARGLSPTDASHPGVSPAEYYHHMALLAGQRSPYADIIPSAATAGAGAIHMEYLHAMDSTRFPSPRLSARPSRKRTLSISPLSDHSFDLQTMIRTSPNSLVTILNNSRSSSSASGSYGHLSASAISPALSFTYPSAPVSLHMHQQILSRQQSLGSAFGHSPPLIHPAPTFPTQRPIPGIPTVLNPVQVSSGPSESSQQNKPTSESAVSSTGDPMHNKRSKIKPDEDLPSPGARGQQEQPEGTTLVKEEGDKDESKQEPEVIYETNCHWEGCTREFDTQEQLVHHINNDHIHGEKKEFVCRWLDCSREQKPFKAQYMLVVHMRRHTGEKPHKCTFEGCTKAYSRLENLKTHLRSHTGEKPYVCEHEGCNKAFSNASDRAKHQNRTHSNEKPYVCKIPGCTKRYTDPSSLRKHVKTVHGPEAHVTKKQRGDIHPRPPPPRDPGSHSQSRSPGRPTQGALGEQKDLSNTTSKREECLQVKTVKAEKPMTSQPSPGGQSSCSSQQSPISSYSNSGLELPLTDGGSAGDLGGIDETPIMDSTISTAAAALALQARRNPAGTKWMEHVKLERLKQVNGVLPRLNPVLPPKPPAVSPLIGNGTQSNNNCSLGGPMTLLPSRSDLSGVDVTMLNMLGRRDSSASTISSAYLSSRRSSGISPCFSSRRSSEASQAEGRPHNVSVADSYDPISTDASRRSSEASQGDGLPSLLSLTPAQQYRLKAKYAAATGGPPPTPLPNMERMSLKTRMALLGDGREPGGTLPPLNPPRRRSDGGAHGYGRRHLLLHDALGNGVRRASDPVRTVPESLSLPRAQRFSSLGSSSPPAPPPSGEKRSLVLQNYTRPEGGQSRNFYASPCPPSITENVTLESLTMDADANLNDEDFLPDDVVQYLNSQNQAGYEQHFPSALSEDSKVPHAPGDFDQPGLPDGHVGQQYHALEQACADGSKTDLPIQWNEVSSGSADLSSSKLKCGPRSAVQQARAFGLYNSMVVHPQSALRGAAGPAGAYQALGESSGAYGGPEHLVVHGGSGAGTAGNTFHEQPYKAPQYGNCLNRQPVALGALDGACGAGIQGSKLKGATMQGNGGHFGLPGAPNESAGGTVNGMQPPDLVGQGYLAQQLLSDSMQHQGPGRPGQPMPGQVSATSHINSYQGPESCLPGTHSMGGQPSSFAVVRGYQPCASFGGSRRQAVPRGSLAVQQGQLSDTSQTCRVNGIKLEMQGQPHPLCSNMQNYSGQFYDQTVGYSQHDMKAGAFSMSEANCLLQGASAENSELLSPGANQVTSTVDSLDSHDLEGVQIDFDAIIDDGDHSSLMSGALSPSIIQNLSHSSSRLTTPRASLPFPALSVSTTNMAVGDMSSLLTSLAEESKFLAVMQ
- the GLI3 gene encoding transcriptional activator GLI3 isoform X2, whose amino-acid sequence is MEAQSHSSTTTEKKKVENSIVKCSTRTDVSEKAVASSTTSNEDESPGQTYHRERRNAIAMQPQSVQGLSKISEEPSTSSDERASLIKKEIHGSLPHLAEPSVPYRGTVFAMDPRNGYMEPHYHPPHLFPAFHPPVPLDARHHEGRYHYDPSPIPPLHVSSALSSSPTYSDLPFIRISPHRNPAAASESPFSPPNPYINPYMDYIRSLHSSPSLSMISAARGLSPTDASHPGVSPAEYYHHMALLAGQRSPYADIIPSAATAGAGAIHMEYLHAMDSTRFPSPRLSARPSRKRTLSISPLSDHSFDLQTMIRTSPNSLVTILNNSRSSSSASGSYGHLSASAISPALSFTYPSAPVSLHMHQQILSRQQSLGSAFGHSPPLIHPAPTFPTQRPIPGIPTVLNPVQVSSGPSESSQNKPTSESAVSSTGDPMHNKRSKIKPDEDLPSPGARGQQEQPEGTTLVKEEGDKDESKQEPEVIYETNCHWEGCTREFDTQEQLVHHINNDHIHGEKKEFVCRWLDCSREQKPFKAQYMLVVHMRRHTGEKPHKCTFEGCTKAYSRLENLKTHLRSHTGEKPYVCEHEGCNKAFSNASDRAKHQNRTHSNEKPYVCKIPGCTKRYTDPSSLRKHVKTVHGPEAHVTKKQRGDIHPRPPPPRDPGSHSQSRSPGRPTQGALGEQKDLSNTTSKREECLQVKTVKAEKPMTSQPSPGGQSSCSSQQSPISSYSNSGLELPLTDGGSAGDLGGIDETPIMDSTISTAAAALALQARRNPAGTKWMEHVKLERLKQVNGVLPRLNPVLPPKPPAVSPLIGNGTQSNNNCSLGGPMTLLPSRSDLSGVDVTMLNMLGRRDSSASTISSAYLSSRRSSGISPCFSSRRSSEASQAEGRPHNVSVADSYDPISTDASRRSSEASQGDGLPSLLSLTPAQQYRLKAKYAAATGGPPPTPLPNMERMSLKTRMALLGDGREPGGTLPPLNPPRRRSDGGAHGYGRRHLLLHDALGNGVRRASDPVRTVPESLSLPRAQRFSSLGSSSPPAPPPSGEKRSLVLQNYTRPEGGQSRNFYASPCPPSITENVTLESLTMDADANLNDEDFLPDDVVQYLNSQNQAGYEQHFPSALSEDSKVPHAPGDFDQPGLPDGHVGQQYHALEQACADGSKTDLPIQWNEVSSGSADLSSSKLKCGPRSAVQQARAFGLYNSMVVHPQSALRGAAGPAGAYQALGESSGAYGGPEHLVVHGGSGAGTAGNTFHEQPYKAPQYGNCLNRQPVALGALDGACGAGIQGSKLKGATMQGNGGHFGLPGAPNESAGGTVNGMQPPDLVGQGYLAQQLLSDSMQHQGPGRPGQPMPGQVSATSHINSYQGPESCLPGTHSMGGQPSSFAVVRGYQPCASFGGSRRQAVPRGSLAVQQGQLSDTSQTCRVNGIKLEMQGQPHPLCSNMQNYSGQFYDQTVGYSQHDMKAGAFSMSEANCLLQGASAENSELLSPGANQVTSTVDSLDSHDLEGVQIDFDAIIDDGDHSSLMSGALSPSIIQNLSHSSSRLTTPRASLPFPALSVSTTNMAVGDMSSLLTSLAEESKFLAVMQ